Proteins encoded together in one Carya illinoinensis cultivar Pawnee chromosome 3, C.illinoinensisPawnee_v1, whole genome shotgun sequence window:
- the LOC122305704 gene encoding transcription factor MYB87-like, whose product MGRAPCCDKDNVKKGPWCPEEDATLKEYLKKHGTGGNWIALPRKAGLKRCGKSCRLRWLNYLRPDIKRGGFTEEDDKIICTLYGSIGSRWSVIASQLPGRTDNDIKNYWNTKLKKKLLPGNGSCPKSEDMSNETTNDISHLNLQQFWASIPTAKTCDSGNSACFDTNSNALPYTSESNVQNYDSKGLVPDPSQIISRSLQVSGFHTSGSGSENYSKTSSQGLSGLSTSSTLALENSYGLWSGINGSVKEDGIMHMDFGCESHDDEFLNGCLGFQEDTRELAPYFGNSP is encoded by the exons ATGGGAAGAGCTCCATGTTGTGACAAAGATAACGTGAAGAAAGGGCCATGGTGCCCTGAAGAAGATGCtactttaaaagaatatctCAAGAAACATGGCACTGGTGGAAATTGGATTGCTTTGCCTCGTAAAGCAG GCCTTAAACGCTGCGGCAAGAGTTGCAGGCTCAGATGGCTGAATTATCTCAGGCCAGACATCAAGCGTGGAGGCTTCACTGAGGAAGACGACAAAATTATCTGCACTCTCTATGGTAGCATTGGAAGCAG ATGGTCTGTTATAGCTTCCCAACTGCCGGGTAGAACCGACAATGATATCAAGAACTACTGGAACACCAAGTTGAAGAAAAAACTACTGCCAGGAAATGGTTCATGTCCCAAGAGTGAAGACATGAGCAATGAGACTACAAATGATATCAGTCATCTCAACTTGCAACAGTTTTGGGCTTCAATTCCAACAGCTAAAACGTGTGATTCTGGAAATTCAGCTTGTTTTGATACAAATTCCAATGCATTGCCATATACATCGGAATCAAACGTTCAAAATTATGATTCGAAAGGCCTAGTTCCGGACCCATCTCAGATTATTTCAAGGTCTTTGCAAGTTTCTGGTTTTCACACAAGTGGGAGCGGAAGTGAGAATTACAGTAAAACATCATCTCAGGGCTTGTCGGGTCTTTCAACTTCATCTACTTTGGCTTTGGAGAACAGTTACGGATTGTGGTCCGGCATCAATGGAAGTGTTAAAGAAGACGGAATAATGCATATGGATTTTGGTTGTGAGTCCCATGACGATGAATTTCTTAATGGCTGTTTAGGATTTCAGGAAGATACTAGAGAACTTGCTCCATATTTTGGTAACTCTCCCTAG